The genomic window gCACAGCCTGGTGCTGCAAGCGGGGCCGTCCTGGCgtgtccccctcctctgcaaTCCATGCACCCATGCTGCTCTCTGATCTGGCTCAAATCCAGCAGTGCTTTATCACTGGGCTCTGCTGGCACGGAGCTGCCCTGTCTGCCTGGCAGGGTGACATTTGGCTGCTGTGGGGTGGCTGTGGGCTGTGCGAGGGGTAGCCCACGgccctgtgcagcagcaggcacGGGCAGGTGCCGTGACCATTTTGCTCCAGCCTTCCCTGGCCGGGCTCTGTGCCTCTTCTCCCCCACTGCTGCTGCACACTCAGCACCACTCTCATCGCCCTCCTCTGCTTTCACAgccgctccccctccccgctgcaAGCCACcgagaaggagaaggagagtcCTACGGAGCTGGCGGAGAGGTGTCTGCGGGAGCTGCTGGGCCGAGCAGCATACGGCAACATCAAGAACGCCATCAAACCCGTCCTCATGTAAGTTGCGCATCCCTCATTTTTGGcagaagggaaactgaggcacggggaaACAGCCAATgggggacagagctggggcATGGGCTCCTCTGGCTCCCCTCGGCACGGTACTGGAGATGGGGACTGGGTTTCAGGCTGAGCTCTCATTTTTGGATTCAATGAGGAAGATGGCATGGGACAGATACCTGTCACTGAGAAAAGTCACCCCAGAGAAGAGTTTGTGTCCTTACCCTTGCCTGCAGCgttttctccctgctgctcctggccGTCCCTGGTGCTTGGCACTGCTTTGCACACCTGCAGGGTGTGAGGGACTGACAGTGACTTTCCCCTCCatttccatctcttccccagCCACCTGGATAACCACTCGCTCTGGGAGCCAAAGATCTTTGCCACCTGCTGCTTCAGGATCATCATGTACTCAATCCAGGTGGGGAGCTGGCCGGAGCTCTGGCTGGGGACACCGTCTGGGGACGCACATGCATGCTTGGGATCGCCCGCGTCTGCCTCCATggctgggctgagtcagagctgccgccGCGTTGCCGCATCCTGGCAGTGCCGAGTCCGAGCGCTCCCAATGAGCTCGGCCTCCAAGTGTGCCCCGAAACGGGCTGGAGACGGGCACGGTCGGGTGTACGGCAGTGTGGGCTGGGGGCCCTGTGGGTGCGTGGGGAAATGGCTGATGGGTGTTAGCCTGACTGTGTGCCAGCTATGTGTGTTTTAGGATGCAACTCATGGAGCTTGTATCTCAGTCCCAGGAGCAATTCCCTCCTTCCCAGCGGGAAGCAAAGCCCTGCTGAATCAGACGGGCTAGTGGCGTGCTGTGAAACGCTCCAAAAGAAGCAGCTGGGCTCTGATGGAAAGCTGCCTCTTTCCAGATCGTTGTTGTGTAAATCAACCCAAGCTCCTTGtccctgcagaaagagagaggggcTGTCTGGGGTGAAAAGTGCCCCAGGCAAACCAGGCATCACGATAGCGCCTGCAGCCCAGCATCCCTGTTCTTAGACATGGGGATGCTCAGAGACAGACCCTGCCGGGCTCTTCTTTTCTCACTGGGGGCCATGGAAATGCAGTTTAGGTAAACCCCAAAGTGATGGGAAAAGGtccatcctttctttttccagtggaTCTCAATGAAACTCTGTTTGCATGGGTCCCTGCACGCTGTTAGGCATGGTGCTGCCTTCCTGCACCACTCCTACTCTGCTGGGGCTGTCCCAGACCTGCTGCTCCACTTCCCCCCCCTTGGCAGTTTGCTTCGCTTTTGGACTTAGCCAAGCTCTGCTTGGAGAACTCTTACAGTGAAAAGCAGATCACTGCCCCCTGCTCTCGTTTCTTGTTTTTAATCCTGTAAACTACCTAAAACCCTTTATAGTGCTACTAGATTTTATAAAATCTTGTTAATGCACATTGGGGGTGTAAGGTCACAATAACTCAGCAGGACCCTTTTAAAGTATAGACGTTTGGGAAACCCTGGCAAAAATCAAATCCCCTCTCCCTAAAATCCCCAGGATTAATTGTCACCATTTCCTTAGATCTGTACAGCTCTTCAGATCCTTTTTCCCATGCAAATTGCTCCAAACTCTTGCTCAGTCATGTAAAACAGGCTTCCTCCAGGTGCCTCCTCTCATTTTGCATCTGGAGCTGTCTTGGAAAGAGCCAGGCAGGGACTCAGTGCAGCTGGGCACGTGTGCAGGATCCATCCCTGGTAGCTGTGTGGGTTACAGAAACGGGCTGTCACCTTGTGCATGCAGCACACATGCTAACACTGATGTTCCTCTTACAGCCGCAGCACTCCCATCTCGTgatccagcagctcctggggcacCTGGATGCCAACAGCAAGAGCGCAGCCACCATTCGCGCGGGCATCGTGGAGGTTCTTTCAGAGGCAGCGGTGATCGCAGCCTCCGGATCTGTTGGTAAGTGGATAAATTTATCCTCTCCATCCATTCCTTCACCCTTCTATTGCGGTGGGAGAGGTGCTGGAGGTTTGGGCTGGGCTCTGGCATGTGCCCAAGTGTGAGCTGGTGATGggggatccagtctggagcATCCAGGGGTGCTGGGGATCAGTTCTTTGCCGTTTCAGTGCTCCCAAGCACAACACCCATGCCCACGTGCAGCGACCTAAACCCAGAGGGCTGAATGCAATGCCTGCCTTTGCCTTCATGGCAGGAGGCAAAGGGATTTTCAGAGGCTTGCTGTGAATATGCTGAGCTGACGGTGCTCTTGGAAGGACATTTCCTTCCTGTCTTGACTGAGGGAGCTGGTAGGGGTTAAAAGTCACTGTGTGTCTGGCCAAACTGGTTTTCAACCTGCTtatggggtggtggggggtaTAAACCACAGTGTCCTGGGGGAAACTACATCCTCCATCTCCATGGGGAAAACTGCTGCTCTCCTCTGGCGATGCTCCACCgtctctcccctcctgccatCCCAGGCCCCACGGTACTGGAGGTGTTTAACACCCTGCTGAGGCAGCTGCGGCTCAGCATTGACTATGCGCTGACGGGGAGCTACGACTGCGCTGCCGGCGTCAGCACCAAGATCATTAAGGAGCACGAGGAGAGGATGTTCCAGGAGGCCGTCATTAAAACCATAGGTGGGGTGTCCCGCGGTGCCCGGCGCAGATGCGGGCTGTGTTGGTGGGTGGCCCCCTGCGTGGTGGGTTTCTGCCTTGGGCATCTGCAGGATTATCCGGGGTGAAACAAAGTCACCCTCATCCTAAAAGCGGCGATGTGAAATGAGATTTATCTGTTGCGGCGTGCTGCAAGCCTGGCGGCAGGTTATCGGCAGGTGGCATTGCAACCCCAGCCAGCCCCGACAGAGCTGCTGTGCGCAGGCAAAGTCGTGTTTCTCCCCGGGTAGGAGACcctgaggaagggaaggagaaggaggggaagagggcaGGCATCAGCCTGCTGCGGCCACCGAGGACAGGGATGCACCAGCCCCAAAAAAGGAAGGGGtagaggcaggggctggcatCTCTCAGCCTCACCCTTCCTgggcctggggctgccccaccTGGAAGGTGTTTTGATGGGTCTTGAATCACCCTGAAGGTAAAGCTGCCTGCGGGTGCCGGATCGAGGCAAGCAATGTCCTATCCCAGCCTGGCTATGGGGGTCTGGCAGGTGGCTTGGGGCAGGCGGGCAGACCCCACGGCGCTGGGTGCTTCTGGGGGCAGTGGGCTGCACCTTACACGCTGCCAGCTTGCTCTTGTCCCCGCAGGGTCCTTCGCCAGCACGCTGCCCACCTACCAGCAGTCTGAGGTGATGGTCTTCATCATGAACAAGGTGCCGCTACCCTCCTCGCAGCAGTCCATCGAGGCTGGCAAAGCCGGGTGAGAATGGatgccttcctccctcctcattctcccccctgccctgctgtccCTGCCGATGTCCTGTGGGTGGGGGTGTAAGGCTTTGAACACGATGCTGAAAGTGCTGGGGAGCTCCTGAAACTGTTCTCGCCTTGAGGTGGCCTTTGGGGACAGAGTGGGACATGGGCATGTTATCGGAAAGGCTGAGCATCAAGAGCTTCCACCGAAGAGCAAGGGAAACTGAGCAACATGCGATCATTGTTTAAAATGCTGTGCTATCTGCTGCAAATGTGATGACAGGGACCCCTGGAAACATGGAGGCATCAAGGGGGAAAGGTTTTTACAGGCAGTGGTGCTGCAGTTGAACTCTGCATTTCTTCGGGTACCTGCTGAGAGATTCAGTTGTCAGGAGCTTGGTCCTGGGCTATCACCCAAAACTAGCCAGGAACTAAAAATAATACTCAGGGGAGTGACTTGAGATGTCTCAGGGCAGTGAGGTGGCCGCTGCTGAGTGAGGGCTGCCTGGGGCTTTTGAGAAGCTCGTGTTTGGCTTCGTGGGACTGGCTGCTGATCGCTGCCTCCCCCCACTGACGCGTGGCCCCTCTAAGTTGCCTCCGAGCTTTTATTAACACTGAGCGGGAGGTGGTATTTATACCCGGcagtggaggaagagaaggaagggaaaacacCCAAACAACATAATTACTTAAGAAGTGTGGGAACAGACCATGAGAGCTATTTGGAGCGAGGGTATCGGCGCTGAAACATGTAGGTAAGGAGCAAACAGATTTTCATGCTATATTTATCTTCAAAGTACGGTCAGGCTCTTCCCACATGTCTCTGATGGGAGAGAGACTTTGCTGGCTGATAGCAGACATGCTCCTCGCTCATATGGGTGTAATTCCTGACGCCTGCATTCAATCCCTGTTCGCATGGTGGGAGACACGCTGGGTGCCATTCAGCCAGGGCAGCTTTCcttgctgcaggagcagaatCAGGCTCATAGCCCCAGGATGGCAGTCGCTTCTTGGTGCTAGGCTGGCTGTTGCCAGGCTGTTTGTCACTGCTCCTTTATCAGCTCATGAGCTTCCTCCGGGAgagttttttaaattgcatctGACGCTGTGTGAAGGATGGTGCTTGCTCTGGGTGTGCAGGTGAACCAGGagtttgcagaggagctgcagcctgcagtTTGGCTTCCAGGGGTGCTGCTGTTAGTGGTGTAGCTCATTCCCTGGGCAGAGGtaggcagcacaggcagcgtGTCATGGGTGATGGCACAGCCTGGAAATCCCTGTGTCCCCTTCCAGTACAGGGCTAGGAAAGACTGAGTTCAGACAGTAGAGAATTCAAGGTTTCCTTTTTTGCATAAAACCCCCCTCTTGTCGCTGAAGTGGAAGCGTGGTTCATAGTGGCTTTGCAGGAAGCGAAATGGGAGTGACGAGCAAGGGTACCTTCACAGACAGGAGGGCTTGGGCTTCATCTCGCCAATTTTCAGCTCCTTAAAAGTGAGGAGCCTGTTCAGAGCTGGTGCCTCGTGTCCCTCGGGAGTCATTGTGGGATGAGCACGTCCAGAGGGTGGTTCATCGTTCTGAGTTCAGCTTGCGCCTGCCTGGAGGTGCAAGTGCTGCCTTGTTTCTGGTGCCTATGGTGGGATGTATACTTCTTGATATTCATCATTCTTCTAGCAGCCTTTTTGCTGGCTGTTAAATCTGGAGCTTATTTTCTGGAGACCTTTACAGCATGGCTGTGTGTGGTGGTGACTCTCGGGAAACCGGTCCTGCCCTTTCTGAGGCTTTTCCATCCTTTGCATATGGAAGGAGGGTTGTTCTGTTTTCACTCGGATTTTAccatttgtttcttctctccatGACAGGGAGAACCGGAATCGGCTGACACAGATAATGCTCCTGAAGTCCCTCCTCCAGGTATGAATGTGTCACCTTCCCCGCAGGAGCATCCAACCTTCACGAGACCCGTGCggtccccagctgctggcatgGGGGAGCTGAGCTAGGGGAGCCTCTCCCCTGGGGTGGTTTAGGAGGAGCTCAAACTGTACTTAGTCTTCTCTGCCCGCATCCCCTCTTTCTTGGTGTGTTTTAACCTCTCTCAAGTGACACTGTCATGTTGcctccctttttctttgatGCTTGCAGGTCTCTGTGGGCTTCCAGTGCAGTAACATGCTTACGGCACTTCCCAGCGCCTTCCTGGACAGGCTGCTTTCCGCAGCCCTCATGGAGGATGCTGAGATCCGTCTCTTTGTCCTTGAGATCCTCATCAGCTTCATTGATCGCCACGGGAACCGGCAGAAATTCTCCACCATCAGGTTatgtcccaggggctccccagcagggctgggacctgCAGACACTGCAGAGCAGGCTTGGGAGGGAGatctgctgggctgggggcactggCAGGATTGTTAATAAATCTGGTACCAGTTCTGGGGTGGTTTAATGCTGCAGATCAGTGGTCTGCGAAGAGCCAGAGGGGTGGGGAGGTCTCTCTGAGAGACTGTGCACAGACGGACACGGGACCGTGCTGCTGAACATTACTGTAGTTAGACAGTGGTCCCAGGAGGATGTGCAGGAGCAATAACCTCGCGTGGGTTCGACTGCATTGCATCCCCACGGATAGGCCTGCTGCCCACTGGTGTTGTCCATGCTGCGTTACCTTGGAAGAAGGTGACTGTAATCCCAGATGGAAACTCCTCCATGGGTTTTGCTGTGGTCCTGCTAACCCGCTTTGCTTGCACGCTTCTTTGTCAACTTGCCTTTGTATTCCTGAGCACCACTGCCGTGAAATCCTGTAGCGACTTAGCTCAGTACTCTTGAATATCTGAATTGCTCAGATGGGTTTTAAAAGCCACCCTTAGCTTCCCCCCTTGGTTCCTCCCAGACGGCTCATTCCtggccagcagcactgcaggcatGCGGGAATTGGGCCTTCTCCCTCCGGTGTCTGaattttcccttccccttggcCTTTTTTTGCAGCACCATCAGCGACATCTCGGTCCTGAAGCTGAAAGTGGACAAATGCTCACGCCAAGATACTGTCTTCATGAAGAAGGTAGTGGCAGGGTCTGGGTCAAGCTGTCCTTGTGCAGACCAGTGTAAGGACTGTGTGTCTATTTCTCCAAGTCACACGGAGCCATGGGGGAGTCCTATGGTGCCTCTAAACCTGGGGATGTCCCTGGGAAGAGCCAGAGGGATTCAGTCTCCATCAGCGCTTCATGTATGGGCCTTTCTACACTCTTAAATCTGCTATTTGCCCCAAGGAATGAGTACCCCAGGGTGTGCTGGTATCCCAGAAGCTATTTATcaaatggcttttgaagttgcctgattttatttatttttattcctgccCCACCTCCTTAAAACACTTCCGGGGTGCTGCAAACCCCTCTGGAGCTAACTCGAGGCCAAGAGAGGATCAGTTTATTACCTTATGCACACCAGGGAGCAGCAATGCAGCCCTTAAACTAAAAACTGTCGCAGAGCTGAGTTTCCCTTGCACTAGCATGTGCCCTGCTCTGTGCCATGCCTTGCTGTCAAGGAATGTGTCTcaaggctttatttttctgccGTGATTTCTATAATGCCTCTGCAACACAGTCATTCTTTCCCTGGGCTTGGTGCTGTGAATGTCATTTGCCTGCCCTGGGCTCTGCTCTTGGACCTGCCAGTGCTTCTTCCCCATCAGGGTCCAGCATCGAACGGTGAAACACCACCTGATAGTCacagctccctctccctgcggctttctttgtttgcttggtGACAGGAggagctctgctccctcctgtGTGGATGTAGGCCCCTTTGCTGGGCCctcctgtctttctttttctgtgttgatGGCAGTGTTGCTCCCAGGGGATGCTCAGGAGGTGACTGCATCTTCCTGTGTCCCCACAGCATGGTCAGCAGCTCTACCGGCACATCTACCTGATATGCAAGGAGGAGACCAACGTGCAGGCTCACTACGAGGCTCTCTACAGCATGCTGATGCTCATCAGCATCGAGCTGGCTAACGAGGAGGTCATGGTGGACCTCATCCGCCTGGTCCTGGCAGTGCAGGTAGGCAGGGGTGAGCTAGATGTGCTGCTGGCGCTCAGTGCGGTGGGGTGGGCGGGCTGGAATGCTATGGGAAGGAGCCTCTGGGAGGGGGTTTGTTCTGGAGTTGGGGTGTCTGGGGAAGGGGGATGCAAGAGCCTCACATGCTCTGAGCTTCTCCCACCGTAGTGGGATCAGACCAACACGCTGGGGAGAGACCCCCAGGAGCCTTGCCAGCATCTGAAACCCAAACTCCAAAAGCTGGGATGTTTGGAGGGCAGGTGATGCCACGAGGTGGACAGAGACCACACTGGGGCCTCATCTCATAGGACTGTGTCTGTATCGCAGGAGATTGCCCAGATCAACGAGGATAACTTGTCAGCGTACAACCGCTGCGCGCTCTTCGCCCTTGGTGCAGCTTACCTGAACCTCATCAGCCAGCTCACCACCGTGCCTACCTTCTGCCAGCACATCCACGAGGTGCGAGGGAGGGTCTGGGGGCAGGGCCAGAGCCTTGTCCGCGGCAGTTCTGGCATCAGCTCTCCTGGCCACCCATGGGGTTTGAGCTTGGCTCCTTGCTTGTCTTCCACAGGTCATCCAGATGCGGCAGAAGGAAGCTCCCTATCTGCTCCCTGAAGATGTGTTTGTGGAGAGACCCAGGTAAGAGCCTGGAAAATACCTTCTTCCCCACTACCTGCTCCTGAGGGATTGGCGTCCATAAGATCGTGGGCGGAAATGGGTTTATCAGCCCTTCACTTGCCTGTGCTTGTCTCCTTTCCCATCTGGGGATGGCACAGTGGGAAGCACATCAAGTGCTGTTTAGAATCTGAGGAGGATCCCATGCAGCCAGGGAAGGGGGTGGCCCCATGGCTTGTGCTCACAGCCAGCCAAATGCTGGGATCAGCTCTGCAGGCTGATCCCTCCCCTCTTCTGGCTGCAGGATGGGTGTAGATCTGGTATATCATCCCACTGATCTGCTGTGCCGCTGGCTCAAGGGTGCCTGCTGCGTGCTGAGCATCCCCACGCCGAGGCTGGCTGGGCTGTCCCATTCCTGCTGGCATACTTGGCATGGGTCACATTTGGTGGTGAGGTCCTTTACAGAAACACTGCCCCCAGTGAGTGCCACTGTTCTTTTGAGCCATTCCCTAGGTCAGGGTGGTCCTCCCTGGGTGCATCCGTATCCTTTGTGACGGGTCGAGGGCCCTTCTGAGACTCCGGCTTTGTGCCGGTGTGCACTGAAATAGCATGATGTGtccagctgtgctggagctAAGCAAAGCCATGAGAGCTCTCTGTTTCTGACCCAAAGGGACTGGAAACCCTGCTGGCACGGTTCCCTTAGCAGAAGAGGTGCTGCCATCGCTGTTGGTTTTTCTACATCTCCATAGGTTGAGCAAGAGCCTTGACCGCCTGGGCCCAGAGGTCTTCTTCTGGCAGAGCAAGATCAGCGAGGTGTTGGGTGGCAGTGGCTACAACTCGGACCGGCTCAGCACACCCTACATCCCCCAGCTGACGGGTACGCACCACCCTGGGGCACCCCTGAgaactgggaggggaggagacTGGTCCCTTGCTCTGCAGTTATGGGGGTGTGAAGTTCTTGTCCTACTTGTGGGCCTATTGTTTTTCTGCCCTCCTTTAGAGGTGTAGCcttggggaaactgagacatAAAGTGGTTAACTGGGAACTTCCTGGGGTTGACACATGCATGGCTGGCTGGATGGAAGGAGCCATGAAGCCCACTGGGCTTGGCTCAGTCCTTGGTTCTGCTGGTTTGGATGAATTTGGGTGAATGGCTGAGCAGATGGACTGCTACCCTGGGGATGGGCCATGAGGCCATGTTCCCCGGGAGCTGCCTGTGCTCACCCCGCTGCCCCCAAGGTGGCCGCGATTAGCTCTTCtgccctttctcttcctccccagatGAAGATCGCTTGTCCAAGAGGAAGAGCATTGGTGAGACCATTTCTCTGCAGGTCGAGGTGGAGTCGAGAAATAGTCCTGAGCGAGAGCAGGTACCGTGTTACGCcagagctgcagaagctgcCTCATCCCTTCGGCACCATGTGCTTTTAGCAACCTGACAGTGTGCAGTTAAGCCCTCTCTAATTCTTCACTTGGCTGCACGCATAATTGCTCCGCTGGCTGCAAGCGCAGGGGCCCATAACAGCCCTGGCATGTCTGGCAGCAAGTGGGGTCAGAAAGACGCCGACCCCGCTCACACTCCCCTCCAGGTGCTGACAGGTCCCAGCCTGCAAGGGAGCTGCACGGCAGGAAGGGCCTCCCGCTGCTGTTTGGGTcgcaaatttttattttccctgtatGCATATTTCTTAGCTATGGGATCCTTCAGGGAGGTGTAAGGCCTAGCTCGCCTAGCctgaaaaaaacactttaaaagggCAGTTTGCCAGGAAATATATCCCTGATCTTTAAGGACAGGCTGTGTGTTGGTGCAAGAACACAGCCTGGGACACTGGTTCTGGGTTGTTGTGATCCCAGAATGGTGTCCTGTGCTGTGTGTTGAGCCTCAtctgcttttccccttcctttagCGAGCACCAGCGGAAGAAATCACGTACGAGACGCTGAAGAAGGCGATAGGTAAGCAAGGGAGCCGGCCGTGGTAGGGAGAGGTGGAGACTGGTGTGGTGTGTATGTGAGTACTGTCAcacctgtgtctgtgtgtgcgcACCACGGATGGACGAGTCCCCAGCGCCTCACCATGGCAGGATTGCACGTGGGTCGCGGAGTGACCGGGCAGCTTCATAGCTCTGCCTGGCCCTGGGGGTGTCCGTGGCGGGGCTGGTCCCAAAGCCAGATGCTGGAGGCACTCTCCTTGGCTTTCTAGTGATGCCCAAATCCATGCTgtctgctggggagggggggatgtggtGGTCCGTGTGGGTGGGGAGCAGCTGAGAGCCATCTCCCCTCTGCTTCAGTAGACAGCGTTGCCGTGGAGGAGCAGGAGCGGGAGCGGAGGCGGCAAGTGGTGGAGAAATTTCAGAAGGCCCCGTTCGAGGAGATCGCCGCTCACTGCGGTGCCCGGGTGAGTTGGGGCCGCGGCACTCTAAATCCCCATGGCCGCTCTGCTCAGGCGAGGCGGGCGGTGACGATGCGGCTCTGAATTTTGCCAGGCCACCCTCCCCCTGCTCTGGTGACGGCCAACGGGGTGTTTCTCCCGTTTGTACTGCTGTGGTCCCCAGGGTGCAGCCACACTAATATAGCCACTGTGTCTGTGTTACAGGCGACACTGCTGCAGAGCAAGCTCAACCAGATCTTTGAGATCACCATACGGTGAGTTGGGGCGACAACGGAGCACGCTGTGCCAAGTACAGTTTGTTGAGCCACCCGAAAACCCGCTGCTGGAGTGTGGGGTGCCTGACCACAAGGCCAGCGCGGGCTGTGGGGCAATGGGAGCCACATGTGTCTCCCATCAAGGAGACTTGTGTGCTGGGGATGGGTGCCAGCCTGGGGTTGGGGCCTTTGCGATGGCAGAGGGGACAAGGGTTGCTGGGAGCAGCCTCTGGTTTCTTTGCCCCAGTTCTCTGCTATGGTGGCACTGGGGAGACCTGCAGCGGTGCAGGTATGCACATTTTCTGCACCAGGCTTTGTACCAAACCTCTCTATAAACCACCTCCTTCCATCTCTTGTGTTTCAGGCCACCGCCAAGCCCCTCCGGCACCATCACAGCTGCCTACGGCCAGCCCCAAAATCATTCCATCCCGGTGTACGAGATGAAGTTCCCAGACCTGTGTGTGTACTGAGGGCGGCCGTGCTGGTAGGGCAGAGCCACCGCCGCACAGCTGGCACCAGAGGACCTCTTGGGGAGAGTGCTGACCCTGTGGCGAGCGCATCCTCGTGCACGACGGGTGGGGACATGGACACCAAGGCCACCCCAAAATTCGTTGGCACCACAAACC from Gavia stellata isolate bGavSte3 chromosome 2, bGavSte3.hap2, whole genome shotgun sequence includes these protein-coding regions:
- the EFR3B gene encoding protein EFR3 homolog B isoform X1; this translates as MEKLTFYALSAPEKLDRIGAYLSERLIRDVSRHRYGYVCIAMEALDQLLMACHCQSINLFVESFLKMVAKLLESEKPNLQILGTNSFVKFANIEEDTPSYHRSYDFFVSRFSEMCHSSHDDLDIRTKIRMSGIKGLQGVVRKTVNDELQANIWDPQHMDKIVPSLLFNLQHVEEAESRSPSPLQATEKEKESPTELAERCLRELLGRAAYGNIKNAIKPVLIHLDNHSLWEPKIFATCCFRIIMYSIQPQHSHLVIQQLLGHLDANSKSAATIRAGIVEVLSEAAVIAASGSVGPTVLEVFNTLLRQLRLSIDYALTGSYDCAAGVSTKIIKEHEERMFQEAVIKTIGSFASTLPTYQQSEVMVFIMNKVPLPSSQQSIEAGKAGENRNRLTQIMLLKSLLQVSVGFQCSNMLTALPSAFLDRLLSAALMEDAEIRLFVLEILISFIDRHGNRQKFSTISTISDISVLKLKVDKCSRQDTVFMKKHGQQLYRHIYLICKEETNVQAHYEALYSMLMLISIELANEEVMVDLIRLVLAVQEIAQINEDNLSAYNRCALFALGAAYLNLISQLTTVPTFCQHIHEVIQMRQKEAPYLLPEDVFVERPRLSKSLDRLGPEVFFWQSKISEVLGGSGYNSDRLSTPYIPQLTDEDRLSKRKSIGETISLQVEVESRNSPEREQRAPAEEITYETLKKAIVDSVAVEEQERERRRQVVEKFQKAPFEEIAAHCGARATLLQSKLNQIFEITIRPPPSPSGTITAAYGQPQNHSIPVYEMKFPDLCVY
- the EFR3B gene encoding protein EFR3 homolog B isoform X3: MEKLTFYALSAPEKLDRIGAYLSERLIRDVSRHRYGYVCIAMEALDQLLMACHCQSINLFVESFLKMVAKLLESEKPNLQILGTNSFVKFANIEEDTPSYHRSYDFFVSRFSEMCHSSHDDLDIRTKIRMSGIKGLQGVVRKTVNDELQANIWDPQHMDKIVPSLLFNLQHVEEAESRSPSPLQATEKEKESPTELAERCLRELLGRAAYGNIKNAIKPVLIHLDNHSLWEPKIFATCCFRIIMYSIQPQHSHLVIQQLLGHLDANSKSAATIRAGIVEVLSEAAVIAASGSVGPTVLEVFNTLLRQLRLSIDYALTGSYDCAAGVSTKIIKEHEERMFQEAVIKTIGSFASTLPTYQQSEVMVFIMNKVPLPSSQQSIEAGKAGENRNRLTQIMLLKSLLQVSVGFQCSNMLTALPSAFLDRLLSAALMEDAEIRLFVLEILISFIDRHGNRQKFSTISTISDISVLKLKVDKCSRQDTVFMKKHGQQLYRHIYLICKEETNVQAHYEALYSMLMLISIELANEEVMVDLIRLVLAVQEIAQINEDNLSAYNRCALFALGAAYLNLISQLTTVPTFCQHIHEVIQMRQKEAPYLLPEDVFVERPRLSKSLDRLGPEVFFWQSKISEVLGGSGYNSDRLSTPYIPQLTDEDRLSKRKSIGETISLQVEVESRNSPEREQVPSPAEEITYETLKKAIDSVAVEEQERERRRQVVEKFQKAPFEEIAAHCGARATLLQSKLNQIFEITIRPPPSPSGTITAAYGQPQNHSIPVYEMKFPDLCVY
- the EFR3B gene encoding protein EFR3 homolog B isoform X2, translating into MEKLTFYALSAPEKLDRIGAYLSERLIRDVSRHRYGYVCIAMEALDQLLMACHCQSINLFVESFLKMVAKLLESEKPNLQILGTNSFVKFANIEEDTPSYHRSYDFFVSRFSEMCHSSHDDLDIRTKIRMSGIKGLQGVVRKTVNDELQANIWDPQHMDKIVPSLLFNLQHVEEAESRSPSPLQATEKEKESPTELAERCLRELLGRAAYGNIKNAIKPVLIHLDNHSLWEPKIFATCCFRIIMYSIQPQHSHLVIQQLLGHLDANSKSAATIRAGIVEVLSEAAVIAASGSVGPTVLEVFNTLLRQLRLSIDYALTGSYDCAAGVSTKIIKEHEERMFQEAVIKTIGSFASTLPTYQQSEVMVFIMNKVPLPSSQQSIEAGKAGENRNRLTQIMLLKSLLQVSVGFQCSNMLTALPSAFLDRLLSAALMEDAEIRLFVLEILISFIDRHGNRQKFSTISTISDISVLKLKVDKCSRQDTVFMKKHGQQLYRHIYLICKEETNVQAHYEALYSMLMLISIELANEEVMVDLIRLVLAVQEIAQINEDNLSAYNRCALFALGAAYLNLISQLTTVPTFCQHIHEVIQMRQKEAPYLLPEDVFVERPRLSKSLDRLGPEVFFWQSKISEVLGGSGYNSDRLSTPYIPQLTDEDRLSKRKSIGETISLQVEVESRNSPEREQVPSEEITYETLKKAIDSVAVEEQERERRRQVVEKFQKAPFEEIAAHCGARATLLQSKLNQIFEITIRPPPSPSGTITAAYGQPQNHSIPVYEMKFPDLCVY